From the genome of Acinetobacter sp. TR3:
AACTGATTATTAAACCTAATACGTTATTCATAGCCTAAGAAAATAATTTTTTGCTTTATTCTTATCAAATAACTTGACGCAAGTCGCCAGCAGTTTCAAGAAGTAAAGGTAAAATGTGAGTAATTAAATAATCTTTGGTTGTATGCATGGTTGGAGAAACAATATTTAACGCTGCAACAACATCTGCATTTGAGTCTTAAATTACACCTAGTTCATGTTCTTCACATGAGTAGCACCGATCCTGTTCTTTAATTTCATGTAATAGTGAAAGGAAAACTTCACTATCCGTATGCGTATATTTAATTAAACGTTTTAAAGGGTATTTTTCTAATCACTGTTTTTGTTCTTCAGCATTTAGATGTGCCAATAATATTTTACCTGCTGAAGTTGCATGTGCGGGAAGGCGATTACCTAAATGTAATCCATAAGGATTGACTCGATCTGGTCCAAAACATTCTAAAATACTTAAACCTTTAGCGATGCCCGCAATATAGTCTTCATGGGCTTTGTTGCACAAAGGTTTGAAAGACAATGCTACCGTAATTGAGCTAAATTCAAGTCACAACTTGGGTATGAGGTCGACCAAATACTGTGAATTTATTCAAAACTGCTACACGTGCATAAATCTCATTCACCTGACTAGGAAAACTCCTTGCTGTTAATTTATCACCTAATAATTTGATGCAATGCATTTTGGTTTCCACTAAACTTCGATGATGATAACCAGACCATTTTTTCCAAAGTGACCTACCTAGCCGTTTGACTGTTTTTAATAATTCATTCCTCTCTCTAAATATCTCAATTTCTTATCTTTCCAAAGCTTTACATTCTTCCTAGGTGGAATGACTGCATGTGCATCTCAATCTAAAATGACTTGTCGGCAGTGCTTTGTGTCATAAGCACCATCTGTATCGACTGAATCAATTCGTTCATCCAATGGAATTTGATCAAGCAAATCACCAAGCACCTGTGAATCACTCACATTGTTTGTTGTGAGCTGAAATGCTCGTATTTGATATGAAGTTTGCGCCATTGGCGACGATATTCAGTTTGATGTTTCTTACGCTTCCATTCGCCTTCACCTAAAAATTTTAATCCTGTAGAGTCAATAAGTAGGTGTAATCCATCATGACTTTTCTGAGAGCTTATCGCAATATCAATATGCTTTTGTCGTCTACAGAGGGTGGAGTAATCTGGTGCTGTCCAATTCAAACCACGGCGTTTAATCAGACTTTGAGCAAAGCCAGTGACCATACGTAAAGAAAGACGGAATAGAGATTTGATCATTAAACAGCATTGAATCGCTGTATCGGAATAAGTTTGATTTCGTCCATGCTTGCCTTGTGGCTGTGCATACCATTGGTCTTAGGATCAAACCAGATTGAAATATTTCCTCGCTTGATTAAAGCTTGGTTATACGAGGACCAATTGGTTGTACGGTAGATTTTAGGAACAGGCTTCTTCATCTGGAAATTATATTGCTGAAGAAGCCTTCAAGAATAGCTTTGTGCAACAAAGCCTATTTAGTATAATCATTTGATAAATATAAATTAATTTTGCTTATGAATCATTTAAATAATATTTGTTAATAACGATCTTTATATCACTTTATATAAAGTAAAACATGATTCGATTGTATAAGCTTGTATATACAAATTGGCGATAATCTATATACAATAGCTCAAAGTATTGTGTATGAGTTTTAGCCAATGTCAAGAACATCCAAGCAAACCGATTTGGATTTATCACTCGGGGAAGACAGTCCTGTACCTTTGTACTTGCGTGTGAAACAAATGATTTCACAGAAAATCTACGAAGGCACATGGACAGTCAATAAAAAGATTCCATCCGAGAGTGAATTAGTCAACTTGCTTGGTTGCAGTCGTATGACAGTCAACCGCGCTTTGCGTGAGTTGACCAGTGAGGGCTTGCTAGTACGCATACAAGGTGTAGGTTCATTTGTTGCAGAAGGACAAGGACGCACAGCTTTATTTCATGTGAATAATATTGCCGAAGAGATTATCGCTCGAAATCATAAACATCGTGCAGAAGTATTGGTGTTGGAACAAATTCAAGCAAACACAGAACAAAGCCTATTAATGCAGATGCGTGAAGGGCAAAAGCTATTTCATTCGATTATTGTGCATTATGAAAATGATGTGCCTGTACAAATAGAAGATCGTTTAGTTGATCCAGTGTTGATACCTGATTATTTAGCTCAAGACTTTACAGAGATTACGCCAAATGCTTATTTGATGTCAAAGGCACCTGTGACTGAGGGTGAGCATGTGGTTACGGCGATTTTAGCATCGGCTCAAGAATGTAAATGGTTGAAGATTAATAAGACAGAACCCTGCCTATTGATTCGCCGTCGTACATGGTCAAATAAACAACTGATTTCTAGTGCACGTTTGATTTATCCAGGTAGTCGTTATTATTTGGAAGGTAAATTTACGCAATGATTCAGCATCTAAGCTCAGCAGATTATAAATGCATGCTGTGGAAAAATGGTGCAGGCTATACAATTGAACTTGCTCGGAGTGAAGGGAGTAGCCTTGAGTTATTTGATTGGCGTATTTCCATGGCGGACGTCAAAACGTCTGGTTCGTTTTCCAAATTTGATGGTATGCAACGTTATTTGACGGTTTTGGAAGGTCAAGATATTTTGCTGAATATTGATCATCAAGTGAAGCATTTACAATATCTGGAATCGATAAAGTTCAGTGGAGACAGTCAGGTTAGTTGTGAATTGCCCAATGGAAAGATTCGAGACTTTAATCTGATATATGATGCTAAAAAATTTCATGCAGATTATGAATGGATGTTCGAGTCTACTGCTTCTGAATTAAAGAGTTCTGCTGATTTAATTTTTGTTTTTAATCAAAGTTTAGAACCTTTAGAAATTAAAATAAATGAATCTATTTTCTATCTGGAGCATCAAGAAAGTTTAATTATAAAAGATCGGGATTACTTGAAAAGTATTTCTTTTGGTAAGCAGGATAAAAAACAAGTTTGTGCGATTCGACTCACGAAAATTTAAATAATTAACACTTTTTTGAAACCCATACAATTTTTAGTTGTATGGGTTTTTTATGGTCTTAATAAAAATAAATCAATTTATTTCATATGTTTAAAATTTATTTTCATAAATGGAATGAAATGCATCTTTTCAAGATAAAAGATTTGTGTAGTATATAGATGTATATACAAGTTAATACATTGCTATACGTTAAAAGCAGTTTAATTTGCGGTTCAAATCTCAAAGGAAGGAGTCCGATTGTGACTACAATGACAACAAAATTTCGTGACGTAGAAATTCGCGCACCACGTGGTACACAACTGAATGCAAAAAGTTGGTTAACTGAAGCGCCGTTACGCATGCTGATGAATAATCTTGACCCTGATGTGGCAGAAAATCCAAAAGAACTCGTTGTTTATGGTGGGATCGGTCGTGCTGCACGTAACTGGGAATGCTTTGATAAAATTGTTGAAACTTTAAAAAACTTAGAAGCGGATGAAACCTTGTTGGTTCAATCAGGTAAACCTGTTGGTGTATTCAAAACCCATAAAGATGCGCCACGTGTTTTGATTGCAAACTCGAACTTAGTTCCACATTGGGCGAATTGGGAACACTTCAATGAGCTAGATGCAAAAGGTTTGGCAATGTACGGTCAAATGACAGCAGGTTCTTGGATCTACATTGGTAGCCAAGGCATTGTACAAGGTACATATGAAACTTTTGTTGAAGCAGGTCGTCAACATTACAACGGTGATTTAACAGGTCGTTGGGTACTGACTGCTGGCTTAGGTGGTATGGGCGGTGCTCAACCATTAGCAGCAACATTGGCTGGTGCATGTTCATTGAATATCGAATGCCAACAAACCAGTATCGATTTCCGTTTACGCACACGTTATGTTGATGAACAAGCGACTGATTTGGATGATGCATTAGCACGTATTGAAAAATACACCAAAGAAGGTAAAGCAGTTTCGATCGCTTTACATGGTAATGCAGCAGAAATTTTACCTGAATTAGTTCGTCGTGGTGTACGTCCTGATATGGTCACTGACCAAACCAGCGCACATGATCCACTTAATGGTTATTTGCCAGTGGGTTGGACATGGGAAGAATACCGTGAGCGTGCTAAAACTGAACCAGAAGTTGTGGTGAAAGCCGCTAAACAATCTATGGCAAAGCATGTTCAAGCGATGCTTGATTTCCAAAAAATGGGTGTGCCAACATTTGACTATGGCAACAACATTCGTCAAATGGCACAAGAAGAAGGTGTTGCGAACGCTTTTGATTTCCCAGGTTTCGTACCTGCTTATATTCGCCCATTGTTCTGTCGCGGTGTAGGACCATTCCGTTGGGTTGCACTTTCAGGTGATCCAGAAGATATCTATAAAACAGATGCAAAAGTAAAAGAATTAATCCCTGATGATGAACATTTACATCGTTGGTTAGATATGGCACGTGAACGGATTAGCTTCCAAGGCTTACCAGCACGTATTTGTTGGGTCGGTTTAGGTCTACGTGCCAAACTTGGTTTGGCTTTTAATGAAATGGTTCGTAGTGGTGAGCTTTCTGCACCGATTGTCATTGGTC
Proteins encoded in this window:
- the hutC gene encoding histidine utilization repressor, producing the protein MSRTSKQTDLDLSLGEDSPVPLYLRVKQMISQKIYEGTWTVNKKIPSESELVNLLGCSRMTVNRALRELTSEGLLVRIQGVGSFVAEGQGRTALFHVNNIAEEIIARNHKHRAEVLVLEQIQANTEQSLLMQMREGQKLFHSIIVHYENDVPVQIEDRLVDPVLIPDYLAQDFTEITPNAYLMSKAPVTEGEHVVTAILASAQECKWLKINKTEPCLLIRRRTWSNKQLISSARLIYPGSRYYLEGKFTQ
- the hutU gene encoding urocanate hydratase; this encodes MTTKFRDVEIRAPRGTQLNAKSWLTEAPLRMLMNNLDPDVAENPKELVVYGGIGRAARNWECFDKIVETLKNLEADETLLVQSGKPVGVFKTHKDAPRVLIANSNLVPHWANWEHFNELDAKGLAMYGQMTAGSWIYIGSQGIVQGTYETFVEAGRQHYNGDLTGRWVLTAGLGGMGGAQPLAATLAGACSLNIECQQTSIDFRLRTRYVDEQATDLDDALARIEKYTKEGKAVSIALHGNAAEILPELVRRGVRPDMVTDQTSAHDPLNGYLPVGWTWEEYRERAKTEPEVVVKAAKQSMAKHVQAMLDFQKMGVPTFDYGNNIRQMAQEEGVANAFDFPGFVPAYIRPLFCRGVGPFRWVALSGDPEDIYKTDAKVKELIPDDEHLHRWLDMARERISFQGLPARICWVGLGLRAKLGLAFNEMVRSGELSAPIVIGRDHLDSGSVSSPNRETEAMQDGSDAVSDWPLLNALLNTAGGATWVSLHHGGGVGMGFSQHSGVVIVCDGTDEAAARIARVLTNDPATGVMRHADAGYDIAIDCAKEQGLNLPMITQ
- a CDS encoding HutD/Ves family protein, coding for MIQHLSSADYKCMLWKNGAGYTIELARSEGSSLELFDWRISMADVKTSGSFSKFDGMQRYLTVLEGQDILLNIDHQVKHLQYLESIKFSGDSQVSCELPNGKIRDFNLIYDAKKFHADYEWMFESTASELKSSADLIFVFNQSLEPLEIKINESIFYLEHQESLIIKDRDYLKSISFGKQDKKQVCAIRLTKI